In Drosophila subpulchrella strain 33 F10 #4 breed RU33 chromosome 3R, RU_Dsub_v1.1 Primary Assembly, whole genome shotgun sequence, the following are encoded in one genomic region:
- the LOC119546280 gene encoding protein unc-80 homolog isoform X1, giving the protein MVTTNAAGTGTAATTSNTTNNNNLQTNNNSHGANNNNDDFDFDQDSGLQDLGLPVSVQTFLWRQIAPFIRPKLGKLHESTCLFCQHAPGHHESKEACKSFEKVLVQNIQFGLSPPLTKGLGVIPRWRLLQGALPHVMHACAALLYNRVKDMQAIGPVETKLLYTMQWILLYAAEECADDEGGEDLALGDAAEPKSKSIDQYLFSVPTITLFVYLFAPIIHHLKESDFQNFRLENGIKLWQGMWDNRAPGAPCFTAPVKPKARNLLCAPTPKGSTDVFPTRKHSLSADAMSPKADSPQSGISDYGRQDDEGSWVSSPKEFAFPETIPEEASSVEDERVVIFRLPSAPQLMDNSFFTADASLLQQQQSQSRRGSRQSMNSRDKDKVPSTKFEFDQQELMRGASMKEKRSASIEKETDSDKSESIKADVSAATFLDVAVLRCLFISHWQEEGIFWSLQYLYNRLSDIGEEAAITLNQPRKRSNSLPIPQIEISLYQGPGSNSRDSPGSSVVKDYIEIPDPSPTVTACVAEEPHSAPSTTERRGSEKKKRVKMADLRAFVETKMFSKSEKNLEKVGLDTSSANGKTPLQHAEYHRSLDTGEKKLSRSASMISREPASNLIKGKSMPSLSCLLDSGFYRYVEPPKAPRPSQATCPRSTAFYPRNPIITVTEHTPTPSPDYMKRQGSIDSHLDALSNGGSIAGVGGNGGGNGSTGMGSTTTRYRGQMLRSHTDSHIDYTGVDESEAPGSSFYITRDGGIDYEIILLAISNVFKRDPAQVCSLRVLEAGLNICELLIEMGVLKLGEHAHEISMSITRRALQVLGCPHGCNDGVRGPPADFLRNQCQKILSRMLRQAGQRTKRFMQEMVKTSPLPELIDYFHAFLAFCVDPSSLLSPLTHKRQSGFKNANTDIGGVPGQGGYSTNFSGGMSGGAEAQVVGAVFKPLVSRFVEASKDLKGPENIALYGDIRQLVTYVKGAHGGPFRLVALSGILAVTPRPHKKGPSAQTTRVIRHIPQANVSQSLQNDDNRSQRRLLLKKRSTSSACAVSLLETEACEEHYKTSQSPLSNFRRRTTGVRPTLTPRHSERALLSDSTSSSERNSLGRLSGLVRWFRGTPKEASSIDLEIGSLNPEISSTFMRHASLKIQRGRSSDGIGRSIQRAKRRVERRLNRFGGIVKGKKKVGGIEETADFSRRSSSDMCDGPRESEVVILKERKLVPTEPVRVGMLRLSFLLETCAPGSFPDPQLVAAVLDLPQAPLVARATFLLECAHFVHLCNKGQWPAWMKQNVGSYRASGANININQMKQQVSQTSARRTHILQRAAGKMFHQWAEMVGARLEEILFTERLQYEAVNASLTDPEKQRELLQQDEEEDFLDETSVNPHGNDCPHSLKLIACVLLFEITAFLRDTYLMLPKTSKLIHRDKPAPWEKVYREANRRWSMALSSMGHSQTSAQSLQSIAAGNDGAGQSERKISFVLHEPDNESENSSNTTLTKEGEEARRPTASAVRPFLLRRGTATTTGGSFKRRSLKLRRNTKDSKDIETDFNMQSRRKVSSLSDRSDTSEQGMISGGEESPGILSDDQQPESPTDSNENDDTAKNMPWLKAIIDLMSSYNYYCTHKGYCHPFCYKRHMRSCTRLVKAARKVYGEEFGFTFDADHPNVEPTIITSGKPHTSRARSTRKVSEQSSTQTSPSKRKDSLSRKDRISDDPDLEMAEKLAKAFRQEKEKKMQEEPPILKFIRIHIRNLFHFPLATLLKGAVVLTEEMVIEAMPAAWELLLETNHDTATSSAAVFLMGSVKAQNFAFDIMQRALKHKDPDIRIGAIQRYLVLWKCRFHVWPRMEENAHDVTFKVPPGGIEFTLPSPKIGIESLPVVDPPWMPVQQTKDMDVTLNQDRHRSLVTATKSRKMQQTEAIRNALRQQRDKQRAERHSFLITMIPISQQASHEPGMEKLEDHEIEEDLDGTRMSSHLHHAHSLFPSVLCSSVMQIVGCLDDAAIGSDGNAVYEIAYQVIWVCLVEESALFLRYVFERLTRDRQDQMFKLLRHLIRFVPRLPQQAAFALYNSIIGYIMFYVRSSNELKQELVGSALSVLWMVVHSVHGIMFKDLKQILRKEQCDASILLTANVPAAKKIVVHGPADDDYNIPSQFPVQEDTLFCQLLKEALDYYPIDEKNTSHYCLVDYKSSKILNPNWYIRDLYFFKRSQYPEVRLMLMRPEESFLALQKQELTKKFVEIGKVHLTWAILKNVDMVVQRVVFLHEELMKLPSFPRKALEVDLDLHHGGEYGKVLLGLDVLHKFMWVRLIARMFEAMAGNFAYSADIQLFLNVLSGASILHAEDSCIMRYVMATFINAAFNFKNIFSTNGYFMIMPTLLQVYSLHQTNKLITTTIEYAVKQFYLLNRKPFILQMFGSVSAILDTDEDGTYGEAHKVQSSCLFNLLLSLEDPSPDPLNIAELVKEPKPLKAIDFCYHDEDDDVTVLDCITLCVMVVSYSAESTRGYQMLIILEAILPCYLQQIQSPSYIPLQGKSERDIILQLAVAIRTMVHNCEGLAKSYNGPYRNSPEHKGSSQRNCSRGPPCSPGLDFEEESHSKYLTDARTKNMMDSAEDSEMIRTEYRRPRDVLLSVVADFLTKSTARLAELAKKMPSDTKPTEVLDAKCHIRLADIAHSLLKVSPYDPESMACRGLQRYMQAVLPRAEWSNDTLRNALVTVLRRIDKVFLKISKKPSIRRNTDWEAAAGLLKGIHETIVRHSYVLHWQQMKTLISTVQNLIVNEPGSGIPEGVSSAGAALMSQNPPAFFCSAVVRLVALQVVSPVDCFSLVQICGGSAEFATQEKAEGFLMHLIMPLCLKVCSGRGVSDVGELKMTDVSFLLTAVLNAMSPPAGRTGQAVSQINRVTGDLRAGSLTFTGSRDAKRPARISGSLYQAAFLALRIVCICFESRLSNEWPRIVRVMRDLGRRNEAAPDLWSFMEFVVTHRTPLYIVLLPFILHKISQPPIGDHERHMQFIIRERLRGTPPQGGIKSKGALLLELARELRDLRDELEEKRYVSTDRESSEQKKSDTPAATSAAEAHKSQQRPSLISIFTGTTTGQASHSHVSAVPIDSRSGSGGICTPSDTLSQQTLHPPRESLSSSSTGRDPHTTTSESQSGEADAGSAPTLVGPTPSGSGHHGSGGGGMGTSASAVPSHLSHSQSLQQAPFKAQPPKLRFVSSVEFRHSSGETSTTPLSPESPAEDSSGDHTRSRLQRSKAASRKTFRLKRSRLTPIEPPSIVTSQEEPPPQVQAKTLGEISWDSVSQTSSTSGYRDNNSLQTGLLSPDGSLGGLTLGRSPSQHSLLMVFEGQDEDTLI; this is encoded by the exons aTGGTGACCACCAATGCAGCCGGAACGGGGACAGCTGCCACAACCAGCAACACcacgaacaacaacaacctgcagacaaacaacaacagccatggggcgaacaacaacaacgatgACTTTGACTTTGACCAGGATAGTGGCCTCCAGGACCTTGGCTTGCCCGTGTCCGTTCAAACCTTCCTGTGGCGTCAAATAGCACCCTTCATCCGGCCCAAGTTGGGCAAGCTGCACGAGTCCACCTGTCTG TTTTGTCAACATGCACCGGGACACCAT GAGTCGAAGGAAGCTTGCAAG TCCTTTGAGAAAGTTCTCGTGCAGAACATTCAGTTTGGTCTGTCACCTCCTCTGACCAAAGGATTGGGTGTGATTCCCCGATGGCGCCTGTTGCAAGGAGCTCTTCCCCACGTGATGCACGCCTGTGCCGCTCTACTCTACAATCGCGTCAAGGACATGCAGGCCATAGGCCCCGTGGAGACCAAACTCCTGTACACCATGCAGTGGATCCTTCTCTATGCCGCCGAGGAGTGTGCCGATGACGAGGGCGGCGAGGATCTGGCTTTGGGCGATGCAGCGGAACCCAAGTCCAAGTCAATAGATCAATACTTGTTCTCGGTGCCAACTATTACA CTCTTTGTGTACCTCTTTGCACCTATTATACACCATCTTAAGGAATCGGACTTCCAGAACTTTCGCCTGGAAAATGGCATTAAACTCTGGCAGGGAATGTGGGATAACCGAGCACCTGGTGCCCCCTGCTTTACAGCTCCTGTAAAACCCAAGGCCAGGAATCTCCTATGTGCACCCACTCCAAAAGGATCTACAGATGTTTTTCCTACCCGCAAGCATTCCCTCAGTGCAGATGCCATGTCCCCAAAAGCGGATTCACCTCAGAGTGGTATCTCTGACTATGGAAGGCAAGATGACGAG GGCTCTTGGGTTTCTTCCCCCAAGGAATTTGCCTTTCCCGAAACCATTCCAGAAGAAGCCTCCAGCGTGGAAGATGAACGTGTGGTCATATTTAGGCTGCCCTCGGCGCCACAATTAATGGATAACTCCTTCTTTACG GCCGATGCCAGTCtgctgcaacagcagcaatccCAGAGTCGTCGGGGAAGTCGCCAATCGATGAACTCCCGCGACAAGGACAAGGTGCCCTCCACCAAGTTCGAGTTCGATCAGCAGGAACTGATGCGTGGTGCCTCGATGAAGGAGAAGCGAAGTGCCTCCATTGAAAAGGAGACGGACTCGGACAAGTCAGAGAGTATCAAGGCAGATGTGTCGGCAGCCACTTTCCTGGATGTGGCTGTTCTGCGGTGTCTCTTTATCTCCCATTGGCAGGAGGAGGGCATCTTCTGGAGCCTGCAATATCTATATAATCG ACTTAGTGACATTGGTGAGGAAGCGGCCATCACATTAAACCAACCTCGCAAAAGGTCAAACTCCTTGCCCATACCACAAATCGAGATTTCACTGTACCAGGGACCTGGCAGCAATAGTCGTGATAGTCCAGGTAGCTCCGTGGTTAAGGACTACATTGAAATACCCGATCCATCACCTACAGTAACAGCGTGTGTAGCCG AAGAACCCCACAGCGCCCCAAGTACTACAGAAAGACGTGGCAGCGAGAAGAAGAAGCGCGTTAAGATGGCCGACTTAAGGGCCTTTGTAGAAACCAAGATGTTCTCCAAGTCGGAGAAGAATTTGGAAAAAGTAGGGCTCGATACAAGCTCAGCCAATGGCAAGACACCACTGCAACATGCA GAGTACCATCGCAGCCTGGATACGGGCGAGAAGAAGCTATCGAGATCTGCTTCGATGATAAGTCGCGAACCAGCCAGTAATTTGATCAAGGGAAAATCCATGCCCAGTCTCAG CTGTCTGCTTGATAGCGG ATTTTACAGATACGTTGAGCCACCCAAGGCCCCAAGGCCATCGCAAGCCACCTGTCCGCGCTCCACGGCGTTTTATCCTAGGAATCCAATTATAACGGTTACGGAACACACCCCCACACCATCGCCCGATTATATGAAGCGACAG GGTTCCATTGACTCCCATCTGGATGCCCTGAGTAATGGCGGAAGTATTGCCGGCGTGGGTGGAAATGGAGGTGGTAATGGTAGTACGGGAATGGGCAGCACCACCACCCGCTATCGTGGTCAAATGCTGCGCTCCCACACGGACTCCCACATCGATTACACGGGTGTGGATGAGTCGGAGGCTCCGGGATCCTCCTTCTATATAACACGCGATGGTGGCATTGACTACGAGATTATCCTGCTGGCCATTAGTAATGTTTTCAAGCGAGATCCGGCGCAAGTTTGCTCTCTGCGTGTTTTGGAAGCGGGCTTGAATATTTGCGAACTACTCATTGAAATGGGTGTTCTCAAGTTGGGCGAACATGCTCACGAGATCTCGATGAGTATTACCAGGAGAGCTCTACAGGTCTTGGGATGTCCACACGGATGCAATGATG GTGTTCGAGGTCCTCCTGCCGACTTTCTGCGCAACCAGTGCCAGAAGATCCTGTCCCGCATGTTGAGGCAGGCGGGACAGAGGACCAAGCGCTTCATGCAGGAGATGGTGAAGACCTCCCCTTTGCCAGAACTCATCGACTACTTCCATGCCTTTCTGGCCTTCTGCGTGGACCCGAGCTCCCTGCTCTCACCCCTGA CTCATAAACGTCAGAGTGGATTTAAAAATGCTAACACCGATATTGGCGGCGTACCAGGTCAGGGCGGCTATTCGACCAATTTTAGCGGCGGCATGAGCGGCGGAGCCGAGGCCCAAGTGGTTGGAGCGGTCTTCAAGCCACTGGTCAGCCGGTTTGTGGAGGCCAGCAAGGATCTGAAGGGTCCGGAGAACATAGCCCTCTACGGGGACATCCGGCAGCTGGTCACGTATGTGAAGGGCGCCCACGGCGGTCCATTTCGTTTGGTGGCCCTCAGCGGAATATTGGCAGTTACTCCAAGGCCCCATAAAAAGGGTCCTTCGGCACAGACCACTCGCGTTATAAG ACACATTCCCCAGGCGAATGTAAGCCAGAGCCTGCAGAACGACGACAACCGTTCCCAACGACGTCTCCTCCTGAAGAAGCGCAGCACCTCATCTGCCTGCGCCGTG AGCCTGCTGGAGACGGAGGCGTGCGAGGAGCACTACAAGACCAGCCAGTCGCCGCTGAGCAACTTCCGGCGGCGGACCACGGGAGTCCGGCCCACCTTGACCCCGCGGCACAGCGAACGAGCCCTGCTGTCCGACTCCACGTCCAGCTCGGAACGCAATTCGCTGGGACGGCTCAGCGGCTTGGTGCGCTGGTTCCGCGGCACGCCCAAGGAGGCCTCCTCCATCGATCTGGAGATCGGGTCGCTCAACCCGGAGATCTCCTCCACGTTCATGCGGCACGCCTCGCTGAAGATCCAGCGCGGACGGTCGAGCGATGGCATTGGGCGGTCCATTCAGCGTGCCAAGCGACGCGTCGAGCGGCGGCTGAACCGTTTCGGCGGCATTGTGAAGGGCAAGAAGAAGGTGGGCGGCATCGAGGAGACGGCGGACTTCAGCCGTCGCTCCTCCTCGGACATGTGCGACGGGCCGCGTGAGTCGGAGGTGGTCATCCTGAAGGAGCGCAAGTTGGTGCCCACCGAACCGGTGCGCGTGGGCATGTTGCGTCTATCCTTCCTGCTGGAGACCTGTGCACCCGGCTCCTTTCCCGATCCTCAGCTGGTGGCCGCCGTCCTGGATCTG CCCCAAGCTCCCCTCGTAGCCAGGGCCACGTTCCTGCTGGAGTGCGCCCACTTTGTCCATCTGTGCAACAAGGGTCAGTGGCCCGCCTGGATGAAACAGAACGTGGGCAGCTACCGTGCATCGGGTGCCAACATTAATATCAACCAGATGAAGCAACAGGTGAGCCAAACGAGCGCCAGAAGAACCCACATTCTGCAGCGGGCTGCCGGAAAGATGTTCCATCAATGGGCTGAGATGGTGGGTGCCAggctggaggagatcctctTTACCGAGCGACTGCAGTACGAGGCCGTCAATGCCAGTCTCACAGATCCCGAGAAGCAGCGAGAGCTACTGCAGcaggacgaggaggaggacttCCTGGACGAGACCTCGGTGAATCCACATGGCAACGATTGTCCGCACTCCCTGAAGCTTATTGCCTGTGTGCTGCTCTTCGAGATTACGGCCTTCCTGAGGGACACCTATCTGATGCTGCCCAAGACATCCAAGCTGATCCATCGCGACAAGCCGGCGCCCTGGGAGAAGGTGTACCGCGAGGCCAATCGCCGTTGGTCCATGGCCCTCAGTTCCATGGGTCACTCGCAGACCTCCGCCCAGAGCCTGCAGTCGATAGCAGCGGGAAACGATGGAGCCGGCCAGTCAGAGCGGAAGATATCCTTTGTGCTCCATGAACCGGACAATGAGTCGGAGAACAGTAGCAACACAACGCTGACCAAGGAGGGCGAAGAAG CTCGTCGACCCACTGCATCGGCTGTACGTCCATTCCTTTTAAGACGTGGCACAGCCACCACAACTGGAGGATCCTTCAAGCGCCGCTCTCTAAAGCTACGTCGCAACACCAAAGACAGCAAGGACATAGAAACCGATT TCAACATGCAATCGCGAAGGAAGGTATCCTCGCTCTCGGATCGCAGTGACACCTCGGAACAGGGCATGATCAGTGGGGGCGAGGAGTCACCTGGGATCCTCAGCGACGATCAGCAGCCGGAGTCACCCACTGATTCCAATGAGAACGATGATACGGCCAAGAATATGCCCTGGCTGAAGGCCATCATCGATCTGATGTCCAGTTACAACTATTACTGTACTCACAAAGGATATTGCCATCCCTTCTGCTACAAACGACACATGCGATCCTGCACTCGGTTGGTCAAGGCCGCAAGGAAG GTTTATGGCGAGGAATTTGGCTTTACCTTCGATGCGGATCATCCTAATGTGGAACCTACTATAATAACCTCCGGTAAGCCCCATACTTCACGAGCCCGCTCCACTCGCAAAGTATCGGAGCAGAGTTCCACCCAAACATCTCCGTCTAAGCGTAAGGATAGCTTGTCCCGGAAAGATCG CATAAGTGATGATCCCGACTTGGAAATGGCGGAGAAGTTAGCCAAAGCTTTTCGCCAGGAGAAGGAAAAGAAGATGCAGGAGGAACCACCAATACTCAAGTTCATCCGCATCCACATACGCAACTTGTTCCACTTTCCATTGGCCACCCTGCTAAAGGGAGCTGTTGTCCTCACCGAAGAGATGGTCATCGAGGCAATGCCCGCCGCTTGGGAACTTCTCCTAGAAACGAATCACGATACGGCCACCTCAAGTGCCGCTGTATTCTTGATGGGTTCGGTGAAGGCCCAGAACTTCGCTTTCGACATCATGCAGCGGGCACTGAAGCACAAGGATCCGGACATAAGGATTGGTGCCATTCAGCGATATCTGGTGCTGTGGAAGTGCCGTTTCCATGTCTGGCCGCGAATGGAGGAGAATGCACATGATGTGACCTTCAAGGTGCCACCGGGTGGCATTGAATTCACACTACCCTCACCCAAGATTGGCATTGAAAGTCTGCCGGTGGTGGATCCACCCTGGATGCCAGTGCAGCAGACCAAGGACATGGACGTCACCCTTAACCAAGATAGACAT AGATCCCTAGTCACCGCCACCAAGAGCCGTAAGATGCAGCAGACGGAGGCCATTCGGAATGCGTTGCGCCAGCAGAGGGACAAACAAAGGGCAGAGCGACATAGCTTCCTGATCACCATGATACCCATAAGCCAACAGGCCTCCCATGAGCCCGGAATGGAGAAGCTGGAGGACCATGAGATCGAGGAGGATCTTGATGGAACGCGCATGTCCTCGCACCTGCACCACGCCCACTCGCTCTTTCCCTCCGTCCTCTGCTCCTCCGTGATGCAGATTGTCGGTTGTCTGGACGATGCAGCCATCGGATCGGATGGTAATGCGGTATACGAGATAGCCTACCAGGTGATCTGGGTTTGTTTGGTGGAGGAGTCAGCCCTGTTCCTGCGCTATGTGTTCGAGCGTCTAACTCGTGATCGTCAGGATCAGATGTTCAAGCTGCTGCGACACCTCATTCGATTTGTCCCACGTCTGCCGCAACAGGCGGCATTTGCCCTCTACAACTCCATTATTGGGTACATCATGTTCTATGTGCGATCTTCCAACGAATTGAAGCAAGAG CTTGTTGGCTCAGCTTTATCTGTTCTCTGGATGGTGGTGCACTCGGTGCATGGCATTATGTTCAAGGATCTAAAGCAGATTCTGCGTAAGGAGCAATGCGATGCTTCTATCCTACTAACTGCAAATGTGCCCGCAGCCAAGAAGATTGTAGTACATGGACCTGCTGATGATGACTACAACATACCCTCTCAGTTTCCAGTGCAGGAGGACACTCTGTTCTGTCAGCTGCTCAAGGAGGCCCTGGATTACTATCCCATCGATGAGAAGAACACCAGTCACTACTGCTTGGTAGATTACAAGAGCA GCAAGATTCTAAATCCCAATTGGTACATTCGTGATTTGTACTTCTTCAAGAGGTCCCAATACCCGGAGGTGCGTCTCATGTTGATGCGTCCGGAAGAGTCCTTCCTGGCCCTGCAGAAACAAGAGCTAACCAAGAAGTTCGTGGAGATTGGAAAGGTCCATTTGACCTGGGCTATCCTCAAAAACGTGGACATGGTGGTGCAGCGGGTGGTGTTCCTGCACGAGGAGCTGATGAAGCTGCCCTCCTTCCCGCGCAAGGCACTCGAGGTGGATCTGGATCTGCACCATGGTGGCGAGTACGGAAAGGTGCTGCTCGGGTTGGACGTCCTGCACAAGTTCATGTGGGTGCGTCTGATCGCCCGCATGTTCGAGGCCATGGCTGGGAATTTCGCCTACTCAGCGGACATCCAACTCTTTCTGAACGTACTTTCCGGCGCCTCCATTCTGCATGCCGAAGATTCGTGCATCATGCGCTATGTGATGGCCACCTTCATCAACGCCGCCTTCAACTTCAAGAACATCTTCTCCACGAACGGTTACTTTATGATAATGCCCACCCTGTTGCAAGTCTATTCATTGCATCAGACCAACAAGCTGATCACCACTACTATTGAATATGCTGTAAAGCAGTTCTATCTGCTGAATCGGAAGCCTTTCATTCTGCAAATGTTTGGTTCCGTTTCCGCCATTCTCGACACGGACGAAGATGGCACTTATGGTGAGGCCCACAAAGTGCAGTCGAGCTGCCTGTTCAATCTGCTCCTCAGTCTGGAGGATCCCTCGCCGGATCCTCTAAATATTGCGGAACTGGTCAAGGAACCCAAACCCCTGAAGGCCATTGACTTTTGTTACCACGACGAGGATGACGACGTCACCGTGTTGGACTGCATAACACTTTGCGTAATGGTGGTATCCTACTCCGCCGAAAGCACACGAGGATACCAAATGCTA ATCATTTTAGAGGCCATTCTACCCTGTTatcttcagcaaatccaatCGCCCAGCTATATTCCACTACAGGGAAAGTCCGAGCGAGATATTATCCTCCAGCTGGCAGTGGCTATTCGCACCATGGTCCACAACTGCGAGGGTCTGGCCAAAAGCTACAATGGACCCTATCGAAACAGTCCAGAGCACAAGGGATCCTCGCAGCGCAACTGCAGCAGGGGACCACCCTGTTCCCCTGGTCTGGACTTCGAGGAGGAGTCACATTCGAAATACTTGACCGATGCCCGCACTAAGAATATGATGGACTCGGCAGAGGATTCGGAAATGATACGCACCGAATACCGGAGACCCCGCGACGTTTTGCTCTCCGTGGTGGCTGATTTCCTGACCAAGTCCACTGCTCGCCTGGCGGAGCTGGCCAAAAAGATGCCCAGTGATACGAAACCCACAGAGGTTCTGGACGCCAAGTGCCACATTCGTTTGGCGGACATTGCCCACTCCCTGCTAAAGGTTTCTCCCTACGATCCGGAGTCCATGGCCTGCCGGGGTCTGCAGCGCTATATGCAGGCTGTCCTTCCACGGGCTGAGTGGTCCAACGATACATTACGCAACGCACTGGTCACCGTCCTGCGGCGCATCGACAAGGTCTTTCTCAAGATCTCAAAGAAACCATCTATCAGGAGGAACACGGACTGGGAGGCGGCCGCCGGACTGCTGAAGGGCATCCACGAGACGATCGTTCGGCACTCGTACGTGCTGCACTGGCAGCAGATGAAAACGCTCATTAGTACGGTGCAAAATCTGATCGTCAACGAGCCCGGATCCGGCATCCCCGAGGGCGTCTCCAGCGCAGGAGCAGCGCTCATGTCTCAGAATCCACCGGCCTTTTTCTGCTCGGCCGTGGTGCGTTTGGTGGCCCTGCAGGTGGTCAGCCCCGTGGACTGTTTCTCCCTCGTCCAGATTTGCGGCGGGAGTGCCGAGTTTGCCACGCAGGAAAAGGCCGAAGGCTTTCTAATGCATCTGATAATGCCACTGTGTCTGAAGGTTTGCTCGGGCCGAGGCGTTTCCGACGTGGGCGAATTGAAGATGACGGACGTCTCCTTCCTGCTGACTGCCGTGCTGAATGCGATGAGTCCGCCGGCGGGTCGAACCGGCCAGGCCGTGTCCCAGATAAACCGGGTAACCGGCGACCTACGCGCCGGCTCGCTCACTTTCACCGGCAGTCGGGATGCCAAGCGCCCAGCTCGCATCTCCGGTTCCCTCTACCAGGCCGCCTTCCTGGCCCTGCGAATCGTGTGCATCTGCTTCGAGAGCCGGCTCTCCAACGAGTGGCCGCGCATTGTCCGTGTGATGAGGGATCTCGGAAGGCGCAACGAGGCCGCACCGGACCTCTGGAGCTTCATGGAGTTCGTGGTGACCCATCGAACGCCCCTGTACATTGTCCTGCTGCCCTTCATCCTACACAAG ATATCCCAACCACCGATTGGCGATCACGAGCGGCACATGCAGTTCATCATCAGGGAGCGACTGCGTGGAACTCCGCCGCAGGGCGGTATCAAGTCCAAGGGAGCCCTGCTGCTGGAACTGGCCCGGGAGCTGCGTGACCTGCGCGACGAGCTGGAGGAGAAGCGATACG TCTCCACAGATCGCGAGAGTTCCGAGCAAAAGAAGAGCGACACACCGGCGGCAACTAGTGCGGCTGAAGCCCACAAGTCGCAGCAAAGACCTTCACTCATATCTATCTTCACAGGAACCACCACCGGCCAGGCCTCGCACTCCCACGTCTCCGCGGTGCCGATCGACTCGCGCAGCGGATCCGGCGGGATCTGCACGCCCAGCGACACGCTGTCGCAGCAGACGCTGCACCCGCCGCGGGAGTCGCTCTCGAGCAGCTCCACGGGCCGGGATCCGCACACGACGACCAGCGAGAGCCAGAGCGGCGAGGCGGATGCAGGATCGGCGCCCACCTTGGTGGGGCCCACGCCGAGCGGATCGGGTCACCATGGATCGGGCGGCGGCGGTATGGGTACCTCCGCTTCCGCCGTGCCCTCGCATCTCTCGCATTCGCAGTCGTTGCAGCAGGCTCCCTTCAAGGCCCAGCCTCCCAAATTGCGCTTCGTCTCGTCCGTGGAGTTCCGCCACTCCTCCGGTGAGACCTCCACCACGCCCCTCTCGCCGGAGAGTCCAGCGGAGGACAGTTCCGGTGATCACACGAGGTCAAGGCTGCAGCGTTCGAAGGCGGCCAGCCGGAAGACCTTCAGGCTGAAGCGAAGTCGCCTGACGCCCATAGAACCACCCAGCATT GTCACCTCCCAGGAGGAGCCACCGCCGCAGGTACAGGCCAAGACCCTGGGCGAGATTTCCTGGGACTCGGTTTCGCAGACATCCTCGACTTCCGGCTATCGGGACAACAACAGCCTGCAGACGGGCCTTCTCTCGCCGGATGGCTCCTTGGGTGGACTGACCCTGGGTCGCTCACCCTCGCAGCACTCGCTTTTAATGGTCTTCGAGGGGCAGGATGAGGACACCCTCATTTAA